Proteins encoded within one genomic window of Cucumis sativus cultivar 9930 chromosome 3, Cucumber_9930_V3, whole genome shotgun sequence:
- the LOC101210376 gene encoding protein PAM68, chloroplastic isoform X2, translating into MAAIAGSLNLPLAPSNLPLLRIKKNCKFSLHIKSNERNCFPNLRPTINQNQNQTHTNRPTSLNATLRRPKGFGPASRKKKTKKTRREGSEDDDNEEEEEEDEEEEEEGGVIPEVVTNRMMSRMGFTVGIPLFIGLLFFPFFYYLKVGLKIDVPSWVPVIVSFFFFGSALLGVSYGIVSSSWDPLREGSLLGWNEAQKNWPVFWKSIWGGSNKK; encoded by the exons ATGGCCGCCATTGCCGGATCTCTCAACCTTCCTCTTGCGCCTTCAAACCTTCCATTACTCCGCATTAAG aaaaattgtaaattctCACTTCATATAAAAAGCAACGAAAGAAACTGTTTCCCAAATTTAAGACCAACCattaaccaaaaccaaaaccaaactcACACGAACCGCCCCACAAGTCTAAATGCAACATTGAGGCGTCCGAAGGGATTCGGACCAGCttcaaggaagaagaagacgaagaaaacaagaagagaaggaagtGAGGATGATGACAacgaggaggaggaagaggaagacgaggaggaggaagaggaaggtGGTGTAATACCAGAAGTAGTGACAAATAGGATGATGAGTAGAATGGGATTTACAGTGGGGATTCCATTGTTTATAGGGCTATTGTTCTTCCCATTCTTCTATTACCTCAAAGTTGGGCTGAAGATTGATGTGCCCTCATGGGTGCCAGTCATAgtctcattcttcttctttggttCAGCTCTTTTGGGAGTTAGCTATGGGATTGTGTCCTCTAGTTGGGATCCTTTGAGGGAAGGCTCTTTATTGGGTTGGAATGAAGCTCAGAAGAATTGGCCTGTTTTTTGGAAGTCCATTTGGGGTGGATCTAATAAGAAATAG
- the LOC101210376 gene encoding protein PAM68, chloroplastic isoform X1 encodes MAAIAGSLNLPLAPSNLPLLRIKQKNCKFSLHIKSNERNCFPNLRPTINQNQNQTHTNRPTSLNATLRRPKGFGPASRKKKTKKTRREGSEDDDNEEEEEEDEEEEEEGGVIPEVVTNRMMSRMGFTVGIPLFIGLLFFPFFYYLKVGLKIDVPSWVPVIVSFFFFGSALLGVSYGIVSSSWDPLREGSLLGWNEAQKNWPVFWKSIWGGSNKK; translated from the exons ATGGCCGCCATTGCCGGATCTCTCAACCTTCCTCTTGCGCCTTCAAACCTTCCATTACTCCGCATTAAG cagaaaaattgtaaattctCACTTCATATAAAAAGCAACGAAAGAAACTGTTTCCCAAATTTAAGACCAACCattaaccaaaaccaaaaccaaactcACACGAACCGCCCCACAAGTCTAAATGCAACATTGAGGCGTCCGAAGGGATTCGGACCAGCttcaaggaagaagaagacgaagaaaacaagaagagaaggaagtGAGGATGATGACAacgaggaggaggaagaggaagacgaggaggaggaagaggaaggtGGTGTAATACCAGAAGTAGTGACAAATAGGATGATGAGTAGAATGGGATTTACAGTGGGGATTCCATTGTTTATAGGGCTATTGTTCTTCCCATTCTTCTATTACCTCAAAGTTGGGCTGAAGATTGATGTGCCCTCATGGGTGCCAGTCATAgtctcattcttcttctttggttCAGCTCTTTTGGGAGTTAGCTATGGGATTGTGTCCTCTAGTTGGGATCCTTTGAGGGAAGGCTCTTTATTGGGTTGGAATGAAGCTCAGAAGAATTGGCCTGTTTTTTGGAAGTCCATTTGGGGTGGATCTAATAAGAAATAG
- the LOC101209951 gene encoding transmembrane protein 45B, with protein sequence MGSFKGHVLPGTLFLLVGVWHVWSALLRYVLNPSLFRVRVWNPMPGFDGKLKYLELYVIVIGGFIDLCIELLYSTHLKFFVNGVLNPSHMNNFEHSGMLLMFFIFGVIALLSEKSRFVRLPDEALCLIAAMAFCAEYLLFYFHSTTHKGLEGYYHILLVLLIGLCILSTVAGAILPTSFSVDVCSGIAITLQGLWFYQTAFTLYGPMMPDGCELKDDMMVMCYSKDSEVRGELLANFQLFSMVVGVLGGVIGVYWFAASKYGRSDLGSSNAIQD encoded by the exons ATGGGATCTTTTAAGGGCCATGTTCTTCCAGGAACGCTGTTTCTTCTGGTTGGTGTTTGGCACGTGTGGAGTGCTCTGCTTCGGTACGTGTTAAATCCTAGCTTGTTTCGTGTTCGTGTGTGGAATCCTATGCCTGGCTTCGACGGAAAACTCAAATACTTAGAGCtttatgttattgttattggcGGTTTCATTGATTTGTGTATTGAGCTTTTGTATTCAACCCATCTCAAGTTCTTCGTTAATGGAGTTTTGAACCCTTCACATATGAACAACTTTGAACATTCGGGGATGCTTCtcatgttcttcatttttggaGTCATCGCTTTGCTCTCTGAAAAATCCAG ATTTGTTCGTCTACCAGACGAAGCGCTTTGTCTGATTGCTGCCATGGCATTCTGCGCCGAATATCTGTTGTTTTACTTTCATTCAACTACTCATAAAGGCCTCGAGGGTTACTACCATATTCTCCTTGTCCTCTTGATAGGGCTCTGCATTTTGTCGACGGTTGCTGGAGCTATTTTACCTACCAGCTTTTCAGTTGACGTGTGCAGCGGTATCGCCATAACGCTCCAGGGTCTTTGGTTTTATCAAACAGCCTTCACTTTGTATGGTCCAATGATGCCTGATGGTTGTGAGCTAAAGGATGATATGATGGTCATGTGTTATTCAAAAGATAGTGAGGTTAGAGGTGAACTCCTTGCAAATTTCCAGCTCTTTTCTATGGTCGTTGGAGTCCTTGGTGGGGTCATCGGAGTTTACTGGTTTGCAGCATCGAAGTACGGGCGATCCGACCTCGGAAGTTCGAATGCCATCCAAGACTAG